Proteins co-encoded in one Spirosoma endbachense genomic window:
- a CDS encoding hybrid sensor histidine kinase/response regulator transcription factor: protein MIHRKHCYRLWLVIFYCFRLLPNAICQPDGQTFSHISVEEGLSQSSVYAITQDTKGFMWFGTRDGLNRYDSRHMVVYQNQSGNKNSLASNTINSLLMDRQGRLWVGTTKGLALHQPQQGDFRRFSFDKSSSGNAPDSTIISLFQDSRQAIWVGTLHGLYRLKTTKPHRYERLTDLLQSQAKLSNDYIRAIYEDHDRNLWIGTSGGLARLRPTKSGKFQLTNYFLEPTDSVYHNSSNGINTIAEDQAGHLWLGTERNGIALFDKGQGKVVSWNAVPHLDLSTQIIRTIQPDSKGNFWIGTMSGLYIVAQDGSRFRALVNQPTDPGSLSDNSVRSIFSDRDGSVWVGTFYGGVDMYSPLARQFGSFRPLDHRGGVPFKIAGPMLPASASHQLWLGTEDRGLFLLNPDNTIARHFAHDSKNSQSLSNDKVKCLLADGTNGLWVGTIKGLNYLDLRRQTITRYLHEPNNPHSLPNDRIYDLKRDRQGTLWIVTNLGGLCRFIPKTNSFERVSHDPDNEATLSTNNATCLLFDTQGQLWVGTTSGLNQKLADKDTFAHFFRNATDSASISSNHINCLLEDRQHRLWIGTRDGGVNLLLPDQHSFRHFTTAQGLPSNTIFGIQEDNRGRLWISTDKGLAQLEPGRQTFISYNRHDGLVCKEFTPNATYQDSHGYLYFGGYNGIVRFHPDSIRQNNIPPQLAFTQLRLFNHPVTRLSPNDDQGIDYSKGLIFTHRQNVFSVDFAAFNYINSAKNRYAYKLLGFDDTWTYVDEPRAMYTNLDPGDYVLQVKGTNNDDVWNLKPLALTITVLPPFWKTYWAYVFYALVFLGLLRLWSRFNRNRLQLAHDLRVEHLEKTRQQELHQTKLNFFTEIAHEIRTPLTLVIGPIEVLTNHYVEDPFIRKQLSIMRGSTDRLLRLLNQLLDFRKHETGNIQLELRETDLVTFLHTVTDSFLEHARSCQVTLINESEVDALPAWIDAGEIEKVVYNLLLNAFKFTPAGGSIFVRLQRDFTTNVATDNAVIIVEDTGSGIPASDLDHIFNRFYQAGQFKTRDSGFGLGLALSKSIIDQHNGQISVESRETEPHHAGFTRFTITLPLNVPESAELISDDRSPKQDFTSLRLEPIELTNSADMSISEEELSNSGKPLILVVEDQDDIREYIRDLFAATHQVIEAANGSVAWEKAAHLLPDLIITDVAMPVMDGFALTHRVKSDLRTNHIPVIMLTAKDTMDYQLTGLQTGADDYLTKPFHPLLLQTRVRNLLLLRDQLKTKYHRIVTLQPQAQELDHPDAKFLNHLMTVLDTHLGEADFNVTSLVNEIGMSRPVLFRKVKMLTGLSVIDLLRTTRLKKAELLLKQKKASVSEVAFAVGFSDPKYFSRAFRAQFGLTPTEYSNQPDEHAAELMS, encoded by the coding sequence ATGATTCATCGCAAACATTGTTACCGTCTATGGCTGGTCATATTCTACTGTTTCAGGCTCCTGCCAAATGCTATTTGTCAGCCCGATGGGCAAACGTTTAGCCATATAAGCGTTGAGGAGGGTCTGTCGCAGAGCAGTGTTTATGCCATCACGCAGGATACGAAAGGATTCATGTGGTTCGGTACCCGCGATGGTCTGAACCGCTATGATTCCCGCCATATGGTTGTTTATCAGAACCAGAGTGGTAACAAAAATAGCCTCGCGTCGAACACCATCAATAGCCTGCTGATGGACAGGCAGGGACGGTTATGGGTTGGCACAACCAAAGGGTTAGCCCTCCACCAGCCGCAACAGGGCGATTTCCGACGATTTTCATTCGACAAATCATCGTCGGGAAATGCCCCGGATTCTACCATCATCAGCCTGTTTCAGGATAGTCGGCAAGCAATTTGGGTTGGTACACTGCACGGCTTATATCGACTGAAAACGACGAAACCTCATCGATATGAGCGATTAACCGATCTGCTTCAAAGCCAAGCCAAGCTAAGCAATGACTATATCAGGGCAATCTATGAAGACCACGACCGGAACCTCTGGATTGGTACCTCAGGCGGCCTGGCGCGGCTTCGACCAACGAAATCGGGCAAGTTTCAACTGACCAATTATTTTCTGGAGCCGACGGATTCGGTCTACCACAATTCGTCTAACGGCATCAATACCATTGCCGAAGATCAGGCAGGGCACCTCTGGCTCGGTACCGAACGAAACGGGATTGCCCTGTTCGACAAAGGGCAGGGTAAGGTTGTTTCATGGAATGCCGTGCCTCACCTTGATTTGAGTACGCAGATAATCCGAACAATTCAACCCGATAGCAAAGGTAATTTCTGGATTGGCACCATGTCGGGGCTGTATATTGTTGCGCAGGATGGCAGCCGATTCAGAGCGTTGGTTAATCAGCCAACCGACCCCGGCTCACTGAGTGATAACTCGGTACGATCTATCTTTAGCGACCGGGATGGATCGGTCTGGGTAGGTACGTTCTACGGAGGAGTGGACATGTATAGCCCACTGGCCCGGCAATTTGGCTCCTTCCGGCCGCTCGACCATCGGGGCGGGGTTCCCTTTAAAATTGCGGGACCGATGCTACCGGCCAGCGCATCACACCAGCTCTGGCTGGGCACTGAAGACCGGGGCTTATTTCTGCTCAATCCAGACAATACCATTGCCCGGCATTTTGCTCATGACTCTAAAAACAGCCAGTCGCTTTCCAACGATAAAGTAAAATGCCTGCTGGCTGATGGAACCAATGGACTTTGGGTCGGAACCATCAAGGGGCTGAATTATCTGGATTTGCGTCGACAAACCATTACCCGTTATCTGCACGAGCCAAACAATCCTCATTCGCTGCCTAATGATCGCATTTACGATCTCAAACGCGACCGGCAGGGAACACTCTGGATTGTAACGAATCTGGGGGGCCTTTGTCGGTTTATACCAAAGACGAATTCATTCGAACGGGTAAGTCATGACCCTGACAACGAAGCGACCTTAAGCACCAACAATGCCACTTGTTTACTTTTCGATACACAAGGGCAATTATGGGTCGGTACAACGAGCGGCTTAAACCAAAAGTTGGCCGATAAGGATACGTTCGCCCACTTTTTCCGCAATGCAACGGACTCAGCGTCGATCAGCAGCAATCACATTAACTGCCTTCTGGAAGACCGACAGCATCGGCTCTGGATTGGCACACGCGACGGCGGGGTCAATCTGTTGCTCCCCGATCAGCACTCATTCCGCCATTTTACAACGGCACAGGGCTTACCCAGCAACACGATTTTTGGCATTCAGGAAGACAACCGGGGCCGTTTGTGGATTAGCACCGACAAGGGTCTGGCACAGCTTGAACCGGGCCGACAGACGTTTATTTCCTACAACCGGCACGACGGTCTGGTTTGCAAGGAATTTACGCCCAATGCCACCTATCAGGATTCGCATGGATATTTATACTTTGGCGGCTACAACGGCATTGTTCGGTTTCACCCAGACAGTATTCGCCAGAACAACATACCCCCGCAACTGGCTTTCACGCAGTTACGTCTGTTTAATCATCCTGTAACGAGACTTTCGCCCAACGACGATCAGGGTATCGATTACTCAAAAGGGCTTATATTCACTCATCGGCAGAATGTTTTTTCGGTCGATTTTGCGGCTTTTAATTACATCAACTCCGCGAAAAATCGGTATGCCTATAAGTTGCTGGGGTTCGATGATACCTGGACATACGTCGATGAACCCCGTGCGATGTATACAAATCTCGATCCGGGCGATTATGTGCTCCAGGTGAAAGGCACGAACAACGACGATGTCTGGAATCTGAAACCGCTTGCGTTGACCATCACCGTATTGCCTCCTTTCTGGAAAACATACTGGGCTTACGTGTTCTATGCGCTGGTTTTTCTTGGCTTGCTGCGGCTTTGGTCGCGGTTCAATCGCAATCGGCTGCAACTCGCTCATGACCTACGGGTAGAGCATCTCGAAAAAACCAGGCAACAGGAGCTTCACCAGACAAAATTGAATTTCTTTACCGAGATTGCCCATGAGATCAGAACCCCGCTCACACTGGTAATTGGCCCAATCGAAGTCTTAACCAATCACTATGTAGAGGATCCGTTTATCCGCAAACAGCTATCCATTATGCGGGGCAGTACGGACCGGCTACTGCGATTGCTTAACCAGCTGTTGGATTTCAGGAAGCACGAAACCGGCAATATTCAACTTGAATTACGCGAAACAGACCTGGTGACGTTTTTACATACTGTAACCGACTCGTTTCTGGAACATGCCCGGTCGTGTCAGGTAACGCTGATTAACGAGTCGGAAGTAGACGCGCTGCCAGCCTGGATCGACGCCGGAGAAATCGAGAAAGTGGTTTATAACCTCTTGCTGAATGCATTTAAGTTTACTCCGGCAGGTGGCTCCATTTTTGTCCGTCTACAACGTGATTTCACGACAAATGTAGCCACCGATAATGCGGTTATTATTGTCGAGGATACAGGCAGCGGTATTCCTGCCAGCGACCTGGACCATATTTTCAACCGGTTTTATCAGGCGGGTCAATTTAAAACGCGCGATTCTGGATTTGGACTGGGTTTAGCACTCAGTAAAAGCATTATCGATCAGCACAATGGACAAATCTCCGTCGAAAGTCGGGAAACGGAGCCTCATCATGCTGGCTTCACCCGGTTTACGATCACTTTGCCCTTGAACGTTCCCGAATCGGCGGAACTGATTTCGGACGATCGTTCTCCTAAACAGGATTTTACATCACTTCGGCTGGAACCAATCGAATTGACCAATTCGGCTGACATGTCGATCAGTGAAGAAGAACTGTCAAATTCAGGGAAACCGCTTATTCTGGTTGTCGAAGATCAGGACGATATTCGGGAATACATTCGGGATTTGTTTGCAGCCACCCATCAGGTGATCGAAGCCGCTAATGGCTCAGTTGCCTGGGAGAAAGCAGCTCATCTATTGCCCGATCTGATCATAACGGATGTGGCGATGCCGGTTATGGATGGGTTTGCCCTCACGCACCGTGTCAAATCGGATTTGCGAACCAACCACATTCCGGTCATTATGCTCACGGCCAAAGATACAATGGACTATCAGCTGACAGGGCTACAGACCGGTGCCGACGATTATCTGACCAAACCTTTTCACCCGCTGCTGCTTCAGACACGCGTTCGTAATCTGCTCCTGCTACGGGATCAATTGAAAACGAAATACCACCGAATCGTTACGCTTCAGCCACAGGCTCAGGAACTTGACCACCCCGACGCTAAATTCCTCAATCACCTCATGACGGTACTGGATACGCACCTTGGCGAAGCCGACTTTAACGTAACCAGTCTGGTCAACGAAATAGGCATGAGTCGCCCGGTCTTGTTCCGCAAGGTGAAAATGCTGACAGGTTTATCCGTCATCGATCTACTGCGAACCACTCGTTTAAAAAAAGCCGAACTATTGCTCAAGCAGAAAAAGGCAAGTGTCTCAGAAGTTGCATTTGCTGTCGGCTTCAGTGATCCGAAGTATTTCAGCCGCGCCTTCCGGGCCCAGTTTGGCCTGACTCCAACTGAATACAGCAATCAGCCCGACGAACATGCAGCAGAACTTATGTCCTGA
- a CDS encoding glycoside hydrolase family 88 protein: MQTTKLLTASLATAVLLTAFVPDTLIKTAFKQAEQQAQRMLTDVALAATKPTGNKPALVSPRTLDKTGDLQLVPARDWTSGFFPGELWYLFEYTGKNEWKKQAQLLTAKLESEKMNAGTHDMGFKLYCSFGNGYRLTRDPVYRDVLIQGARTLTKRFKPTAGIIRSWDHHKEVWQCPVIIDNMMNLELLFAATRLTGDSTFYKIAVTHARTTMKNHYRPDYSSYHVVDYDTLTGNVLKKNTHQGFSDESAWARGQAWGLYGYTLCYRETKDPQFLTQAEAIANYMLNHPHMPADLVPYYDFDAPGIPNEPRDVSAAAVMASALYELSTYKSDSPYRAKADRILASLAKQYASPVGKNHGFLLLHSTGAKTTEIDTPLIYADYYYMEALLRAKKLNEKKPLF; this comes from the coding sequence ATGCAAACAACTAAACTGCTTACTGCATCGTTGGCGACCGCTGTACTTCTGACAGCCTTTGTTCCCGATACGCTTATCAAAACGGCATTCAAACAGGCGGAACAACAGGCGCAACGGATGCTTACCGACGTTGCCCTTGCCGCCACCAAACCGACAGGCAACAAACCCGCATTAGTGTCGCCACGTACGCTCGATAAGACGGGCGACTTACAACTGGTGCCTGCCCGCGACTGGACCAGCGGCTTTTTCCCCGGCGAACTTTGGTATCTCTTTGAATACACCGGCAAGAACGAGTGGAAAAAACAGGCGCAACTGTTGACCGCCAAGCTGGAAAGTGAAAAGATGAATGCCGGAACGCACGATATGGGCTTCAAGCTCTATTGCAGCTTCGGGAACGGCTATCGGCTGACGCGTGATCCGGTCTATCGTGACGTGCTTATTCAGGGAGCCCGGACCTTAACGAAACGATTTAAACCAACTGCGGGAATCATTCGGTCGTGGGATCACCATAAGGAGGTTTGGCAATGTCCGGTTATTATCGACAACATGATGAACCTGGAATTGCTGTTTGCCGCTACCCGGCTGACGGGTGATTCGACTTTCTACAAAATTGCCGTTACACACGCCCGCACGACGATGAAAAACCATTATCGGCCCGATTACAGTTCGTACCATGTGGTTGATTATGATACACTGACGGGAAACGTGCTGAAGAAAAATACACATCAGGGATTCAGTGACGAATCGGCTTGGGCGCGCGGACAAGCGTGGGGTTTGTATGGCTATACCTTATGCTATCGCGAAACGAAAGATCCCCAGTTTTTGACGCAGGCTGAAGCAATAGCCAATTATATGCTCAACCACCCACACATGCCTGCTGATCTGGTGCCGTATTATGACTTCGATGCACCAGGCATCCCAAATGAACCCCGCGATGTTTCGGCAGCTGCGGTCATGGCGTCGGCTCTGTATGAACTAAGCACTTACAAGTCGGATTCGCCATACCGCGCCAAAGCCGACCGTATACTTGCTAGTCTGGCTAAACAATATGCATCGCCAGTTGGGAAAAACCACGGATTTCTCCTGCTGCACAGTACTGGGGCAAAAACCACTGAAATCGATACGCCCCTTATTTATGCTGACTATTATTATATGGAAGCCCTGCTCCGGGCGAAAAAGCTGAATGAGAAGAAACCATTGTTTTAA
- a CDS encoding alginate lyase family protein, which yields MPTKLLTVVILFFALGRPAVYGQSMPESQGVAVVKSTLKSHILSEASWAMQQQPITITAQTSPRSAGGKHDFFSESDYFWPNPENLTGPYKEIDGKTNPENFLAHRKAMIRFSRIMGALGSAYKLTGDGKYVKQALAHCKAWFSDTATRMNPHLQYAQAVRNGVTGRSWGIIDTIHFMEVVQALVVMEKSKAADRQTLAATRHWFTQYINWLTTHENGRKEMEATNNHATCWVMQVAAFARFTGDTAMLNLCRERYKTILLGQMADDGSFPREMKRTKPYGYAIFNLDAMTMICQIASDRKDDLWSYQTADGKGIKKGISFLYPYLADKSSWPLKPDVMYWNDWPVAQPFLVFGALEFNQKEWLETWKKLDHDPQVEEVLRNLPVRNPVIWLD from the coding sequence GACAGTAGTCATACTATTTTTCGCCCTGGGACGACCAGCCGTATACGGTCAGTCTATGCCAGAAAGCCAGGGAGTTGCGGTTGTGAAAAGCACATTAAAGTCGCACATTCTGTCCGAAGCCAGTTGGGCTATGCAGCAGCAGCCAATTACAATAACGGCGCAAACATCACCCCGTAGCGCGGGCGGGAAGCACGATTTTTTCTCGGAGAGTGATTATTTCTGGCCAAATCCGGAAAACCTAACGGGGCCTTATAAGGAGATCGACGGCAAGACGAATCCCGAAAACTTTCTGGCCCATCGAAAGGCCATGATTCGGTTCAGTCGAATTATGGGTGCATTGGGCTCAGCCTATAAATTAACAGGTGATGGTAAGTACGTAAAGCAGGCATTGGCTCATTGTAAGGCATGGTTTTCGGATACGGCTACCCGCATGAATCCACACTTACAATATGCTCAGGCTGTGCGAAATGGTGTAACTGGCCGATCCTGGGGAATTATCGATACGATTCATTTTATGGAAGTGGTGCAGGCACTGGTGGTCATGGAAAAATCAAAGGCTGCGGATCGGCAAACGCTGGCTGCTACCCGCCACTGGTTTACGCAGTATATCAACTGGCTCACAACGCACGAAAATGGCAGAAAGGAGATGGAAGCGACCAACAATCATGCAACGTGCTGGGTAATGCAGGTAGCTGCTTTCGCCCGTTTTACCGGCGATACGGCCATGCTCAACCTTTGCCGGGAACGCTATAAAACGATATTACTTGGCCAAATGGCAGATGATGGGAGTTTCCCTCGGGAAATGAAACGCACCAAGCCCTACGGCTATGCCATTTTTAACCTCGATGCGATGACAATGATCTGCCAGATCGCATCTGACAGGAAGGATGATCTGTGGAGTTATCAAACTGCCGACGGGAAAGGCATCAAAAAAGGGATTTCTTTTTTATACCCATACCTGGCTGATAAGTCGAGCTGGCCTTTGAAACCCGATGTGATGTACTGGAACGACTGGCCTGTAGCCCAGCCTTTTCTGGTGTTTGGAGCCCTAGAATTTAACCAGAAGGAGTGGCTCGAAACCTGGAAAAAACTGGACCACGACCCACAGGTGGAAGAGGTGCTGCGCAATTTGCCAGTTCGAAATCCGGTCATCTGGCTGGACTGA